In Aedes albopictus strain Foshan chromosome 3, AalbF5, whole genome shotgun sequence, the following are encoded in one genomic region:
- the LOC134289810 gene encoding uncharacterized protein LOC134289810: MSRSQASYKVLVAKFNDVILSFNDIWKFVEKFPADATASQITVRLDRLDDLWERFSEYLIEIKTHDNHDDEENPYVAERQMFSDRYYEAKAFLLEKVKLKKEPEDLNQSVRGLNTSGLGNLDHVRLPQIKLQTFSGNIEEWLSFRDLYSSLIHSKADLPDVEKFYYLKGCLQGEPKSLIDSLQITGANYKIAWDLLQKRYDNSKHLKKLQVQALFKLPSLTKESSTDLHTLVEGFEKIVQTLDQIIQPGDYKDLLLVNLLSARLDPVTRRGWEEFSSAKQQDTVKELTEFLQRRIRMLESLPAKSVDTRSGSQSQQYVRTKTSSVKTSFSSVQTPGGRCAACSANHPLFQCSDFQRMPLPERESVLRNQSLCRNCFKPGHHAKECQSKFSCRHCKGRHHSLVCFRPDKDSSARSSMASKSPKPTSPREVQDTTTARSNAPVNSSTSTSLVSNMAASDTVTALGSVHSAQVLLATAIVIVEDNSGHRYPARALLDSGSESNFVTERLSQRLKTTRSKVDIKIHGIGQAVTSVKQRIEATIRSRVTDFSQRVSFLVLPKVTVNLPTSSINIAKWNLPDGIELADPSFNVSMNVDMVLGIESFFNFFRNGQQILLGEHLPALNESVFGWVVCGGVSTPSQSLNISCNMSTSEALDELVARFWSSEEVGTAKNYSPQEAQCEEHFVRTVQRGEDGRYTVSLPKNEEVLRLIGESENIAVSRLQSTERRLARDADLRSQYCSFMEEYLQLGHMDKVEVGQVSPGRCYLPHHPVVKEASTTTKVRVVFNASSETSTRVTLNDALLVGPIIQDDLRSIIMRSRTKQVMLVADVEKMFRQIMVCKEDRPLQSILWRPSPEEEISTYERKTVTYGTKPAPYLATRVLKQLSEDEEGKFPLAAKAVREDTYMDDVITGTDDADEAVNMRTQLQDLMKAGGFRLRKWASNQLEALDGVLQEDLAIPSTKEICLDPDPSVKTLGLTWMPGTDTLRFQFTVPSLVDLEPLTKRKVLSVIATLFDPIGLIGATITSFKVYMQLLWTIRDEDGERLDWDQPLPKTVGETWRNYHQQLPVLNQIKINRCVIIPNAVQVELHCFSDASEKAYGGCIYVRSEDCEGSVLVRLFASKSKVAPLKIQTIPRLELCGALLTAELHEKVSQAIRIPVRAYFWTDSTCVLRWIAATPSTWSPYVGNRCAKIQRLTERCKWQHVPGVQNPADLISRGITPENLAENVFWWEGPSWLLDGPDKWPQSTGCQLSEDVDIEKRRTVVVAMTATIDEFMPEYVAKFSSYSRLIRATAIWKRLITLLRTPKKDRRRSFLSTEELREAEYTIIRQIQKVTFTDEWKALSKGEPVSQKSPLRWFHPYVSPEGLIRLGGRLEHSAETIDFKHPILLPRDHRLTRLLVEYYHERLLHAGPQLLLSTIRQKFWPLGGRSIVRQVVHRCYKCFRAKPSPVKQFMGELPRERVTVSRPFSRTGIDFFGPVYVRPGPRRTAVKAYGAIFVCFATKAIHIELVSDLSTDRFIQALRRFMARRGRCAEIFSDNGTNFVGARNRMRDLLQLLKDKDHKEKVDNYCLDEGIKWHFSPPSGPHFGGLWEAAVRSTKFHLQRVIGDTPVSIEDMNTLLTQVESCLNSRPITALSEDPSDLEPLTPAHFLIGASLQALPDLDVTNIPTNRLSKFEAVQRKVQDFWNRWRQEYLSQLQGRTKRWRPPVEIEVGKMVVICDDNLPPMRWKLGRVEQVHPGLDGVVRVVTLRTASGILKRPVEKTCLLPEPAMEPEFYMKSRN, translated from the coding sequence ATGTCGAGGAGTCAAGCATCGTACAAGGTGCTGGTGGCAAAGtttaatgacgtcatactctcattCAATGATATCTGGAAGTTCGTCGAGAAGTTTCCGGCGGATGCTACCGCCAGCCAGATTACTGTCCGTTTGGACAGGCTCGACGACTTGTGGGAACGGTTCTCGGAATATCTCATCGAGATCAAAACTCACGATAACCACGATGATGAGGAGAACCCTTACGTAGCTGAGAGACAGATGTTTAGTGATCGCTACTACGAAGCGAAGGCGTTCCTGTTGGAAAAGGTTAAGTTGAAAAAGGAACCAGAGGACCTGAACCAGTCTGTGAGGGGTCTAAACACGTCTGGTCTTGGGAACCTTGATCATGTAAGGTTGCCTCAGATCAAGCTTCAAACCTTCAGTGGGAACATAGAGGAATGGCTCAGTTTTCGGGATCTGTACTCTTCTCTCATCCATTCCAAGGCAGATCTTCCCGATGTAGAGAAATTCTACTACCTCAAGGGATGTCTCCAGGGCGAACCGAAGAGTTTAATTGATTCTCTCCAAATCACTGGGGCGAATTACAAAATTGCTTGGGATCTACTACAAAAGCGATACGACAACAGCAAGCACTTGAAGAAACTCCAAGTTCAAGCTCTTTTCAAGCTTCCCAGCTTGACGAAGGAATCTTCAACGGATCTTCATACACTCGTGGAAGGCTTTGAAAAAATAGTGCAGACTTTGGATCAAATTATCCAACCCGGAGACTACAAGGATTTATTGCTGGTCAACCTCCTTTCCGCGCGATTGGACCCTGTGACGCGCAGGGGGTGGGAGGAGTTCTCTTCTGCGAAGCAACAGGACACGGTAAAGGAACTGACTGAATTCCTTCAACGTCGCATCCGCATGCTGGAATCACTTCCGGCGAAGTCAGTGGATACGAGGAGCGGCTCCCAATCTCAGCAATATGTGAGGACCAAGACATCTTCAGTGAAAACCAGTTTCAGTTCCGTACAAACACCGGGAGGACGTTGCGCAGCTTGCAGTGCCAACCACCCATTATTCCAATGCAGTGATTTCCAGCGGATGCCGCTACCTGAGAGGGAATCAGTCCTGAGAAATCAatctctctgcaggaactgcttcaAACCCGGACATCACGCGAAGGAATGCCAGTCTAAATTTTCCTGCAGGCATTGCAAGGGTCGACACCACTCACTTGTATGTTTCCGACCGGACAAGGATAGCTCTGCTCGGTCATCGATGGCTTCGAAATCTCCGAAACCTACTTCGCCGAGGGAAGTACAAGACACCACAACTGCGAGATCCAATGCTCCGGTCAATTCCAGTACGTCTACTTCGTTAGTCTCGAATATGGCGGCTAGTGACACTGTAACGGCTCTTGGGTCGGTCCATAGTGCACAGGTTTTGCTGGCAACAGCCATCGTGATCGTCGAAGACAATAGTGGACATCGTTATCCGGCACGAGCTCTTCTGGATTCGGGCTCGGAAAGTAATTTCGTAACGGAGAGATTGAGTCAGCGATTGAAGACAACACGTAGCAAGGTAGACATCAAGATCCATGGGATTGGTCAAGCGGTGACCAGCGTCAAGCAACGAATTGAAGCTACCATTCGATCGCGAGTGACGGATTTCTCACAGCGCGTGAGCTTTCTTGTGTTACCCAAGGTCACGGTCAATCTGCCGACGTCCTCAATCAACATCGCGAAATGGAACTTACCAGATGGAATCGAATTGGCTGATCCATCGTTCAATGTGTCCATGAACGTGGACATGGTCCTAGGAATTGAATCATTcttcaatttctttaggaatggaCAGCAGATTTTGTTGGGAGAACATTTGCCGGCTCTCAACGAATCAGTCTTCGGCTGGGTTGTTTGTGGTGGAGTGTCTACTCCTAGTCAGTCGCTGAATATCAGTTGCAATATGTCGACATCTGAAGCCCTTGATGAGCTGGTAGCTCGCTTTTGGTCCAGTGAGGAAGTTGGAACGGCGAAGAACTATTCACCACAAGAAGCACAATGTGAGGAACATTTCGTGCGAACGGTTCAACGTGGGGAAGATGGCCGTTACACAGTCTCTCTACCGAAAAATGAAGAGGTTTTGAGGTTGATAGGAGAATCGGAAAACATCGCAGTTAGCCGTCTTCAAAGTACCGAGCGCCGATTGGCAAGGGACGCTGATCTTCGTAGTCAGTACTGCTCTTTCATGGAAGAGTATCTCCAGCTTGGCCATATGGATAAGGTCGAGGTTGGTCAAGTCTCGCCGGGACGCTGCTATCTACCGCATCATCCAGTAGTGAAGGAAGCTAGTACGACAACCAAGGTTCGTGTGGTCTTCAATGCTTCAAGCGAGACGTCGACAAGGGTGACGTTGAATGATGCACTGCTGGTGGGGCCAATCATCCAGGATGATCTACGATCCATAATTATGCGGAGTAGAACGAAACAGGTGATGCTTGTTGCGGACGTTGAAAAAATGTTCCGCCAAATTATGGTTTGTAAGGAGGACAGACCGTTACAATCTATCTTGTGGAGACCATCACCGGAGGAAGAAATAAGTACGTATGAGCGGAAAACTGTCACCTACGGTACAAAACCGGCTCCGTATTTGGCGACCAGGGTTTTGAAACAGCTGTCGGAAGATGAAGAAGGAAAATTTCCACTAGCGGCCAAGGCAGTACGGGAGGATACATATATGGACGATGTGATAACCGGTACAGACGACGCGGATGAGGCAGTGAACATGAGAACGCAGTTGCAGGATCTCATGAAGGCTGGAGGTTTTAGGCTACGCAAATGGGCATCCAACCAATTAGAAGCGCTGGACGGAGTTCTACAAGAAGATTTAGCGATCCCATCAACGAAGGAGATTTGCTTGGATCCAGATCCATCGGTGAAAACACTCGGTTTAACATGGATGCCGGGAACGGACACTCTTCGCTTTCAATTTACCGTCCcaagtttggttgatctggaaccgCTGACTAAACGGAAGGTTCTGTCGGTGATTGCCACGCTGTTTGACCCGATAGGTCTCATTGGAGCTACCATTACGTCCTTCAAGGTGTACATGCAGCTTCTGTGGACAATAAGGGACGAAGATGGAGAACGACTGGACTGGGACCAACCGCTACCCAAAACGGTGGGTGAGACATGGCGAAACTATCATCAACAACTGCCAGTTCTCAACCAGATCAAGATCAACAGATGTGTAATCATTCCGAACGCCGTACAAGTGGAGCTGCATTGCTTTTCGGATGCGTCAGAGAAGGCCTACGGTGGATGCATCTATGTTCGGAGCGAAGATTGCGAGGGAAGTGTTCTAGTGCGACTGTTTGCGTCGAAATCAAAGGTTGCACCTTTGAAGATTCAAACCATTCCAAGGTTGGAGCTGTGTGGGGCGCTCCTGACGGCAGAACTACACGAAAAGGTCAGCCAAGCCATCCGAATTCCTGTGAGAGCATATTTCTGGACAGACTCTACTTGCGTTTTACGATGGATAGCAGCAACACCGTCTACCTGGAGCCCATACGTTGGAAATAGATGTGCAAAAATTCAGCGTTTGACTGAGCGCTGCAAGTGGCAACATGTTCCAGGAGTCCAGAATCCCGCAGATCTGATTTCGCGGGGGATAACACCAGAGAATCTTGCTGAGAATGTTTTCTGGTGGGAAGGTCCAAGTTGGCTCTTGGACGGCCCAGACAAATGGCCACAATCGACAGGATGCCAACTTTCAGAAGATGTAGACATCGAAAAACGTCGTACGGTAGTAGTGGCCATGACGGCTACCATCGATGAGTTTATGCCAGAGTACGTGGCCAAGTTCTCATCATATTCAAGGCTGATTCGAGCTACCGCTATTTGGAAACGGCTGATCACACTTCTCAGAACACCGAAGAAGGATAGAAGGAGAAGTTTTCTGTCCACCGAGGAGCTCAGAGAAGCCGAATACACTATTATTCGACAAATTCAAAAGGTTACTTTCACCGACGAGTGGAAGGCCTTATCGAAGGGAGAACCTGTGTCGCAAAAATCTCCGTTGCGTTGGTTTCACCCATATGTTTCACCGGAAGGATTGATTCGTCTCGGTGGTCGTTTAGAGCATTCTGCAGAAACGATCGATTTCAAACATCCAATACTACTTCCGAGAGATCATCGACTAACCCGGCTACTCGTGGAATACTACCATGAGAGATTACTGCATGCTGGCCCCCAATTGCTTTTAAGCACTATTCGACAGAAATTTTGGCCGCTAGGAGGCAGGAGCATTGTACGACAGGTTGTCCATCGTTGCTACAAATGCTTCAGAGCAAAACCATCTCCAGTGAAGCAATTCATGGGGGAGCTGCCTAGGGAACGAGTAACGGTATCACGCCCATTCTCCCGGACGGGCATAGACTTCTTCGGACCAGTCTATGTCAGGCCAGGACCAAGACGAACAGCCGTAAAGGCATATGGCGCTATCTTCGTATGCTTTGCGACAAAGGCCATACATATAGAGCTAGTCTCCGATCTATCAACCGACCGGTTCATCCAGGCGTTACGGCGGTTCATGGCTAGGCGAGGAAGATGCGCAGAAATATTTTCTGACAATGGTACCAATTTTGTCGGTGCACGGAATCGAATGCGGGATCTGTTACAATTGCTGAAGGATAAGGACCACAAGGAGAAGGTGGATAACTATTGCCTCGATGAAGGCATAAAATGGCACTTCAGTCCTCCAAGTGGGCCTCACTTCGGCGGACTCTGGGAGGCTGCAGTGCGCTCTACGAAATTTCATCTCCAAAGAGTCATTGGAGATACTCCAGTGTCCATTGAAGACATGAATACACTGTTGACTCAGGTAGAGTCATGCCTGAATTCTAGGCCCATCACCGCGCTGTCAGAGGATCCTAGCGATCTGGAGCCGCTTACGCCGGCTCATTTCCTTATTGGCGCATCACTGCAGGCGCTGCCGGACCTCGATGTAACCAATATCCCGACTAATCGGTTATCAAAATTTGAGGCAGTTCAAAGGAAGGTTCAAGATTTTTGGAACCGGTGGAGGCAGGAGTATCTCAGTCAGCTACAAGGACGGACCAAACGCTGGCGCCCTCCAGTAGAGATAGAAGTTGGCAAGATGGTCGTTATTTGCGATGATAACCTACCGCCGATGCGATGGAAACTAGGACGAGTCGAACAAGTTCACCCTGGACTAGATGGCGTTGTGCGAGTAGTAACCCTGCGAACTGCTTCCGGGATCTTAAAGCGTCCGGTGGAAAAAACTTGTCTCTTACCAGAACCTGCAATGGAGCCCGAATTCTATATGAAGTCAAGAAACTAA